In the genome of Candidatus Deferrimicrobium sp., the window CGCATCCTTCTCATCACCGGGAGGCGGAAACGCTTCCGACCAGATCGCGGGAATACTGGTGAGAAAACCAAAGAAAACGCGCTCCAACCCCCTGAATTGAAAAGGATATAAAGGTTATCCACACCTGTGGAAAAACATGTTGGCAACTGTTCCGTATTCTCCCCGCATCCCGGACGGAAAATGAACGCTTTTCCGCTACTTTCCCGGCCGGCCGCCCTCTCTGCAGGATGACCATCGCGTGACATCGAAAGCGTGGGAAAAAGTCCTCGCCCAGATGCGTGGCGAGGTGAGCGAGCAGGTGTTCGAGACTTGGCTACGTCCCTTGCGGTTCGTGGCGCGGGAAGGCCCGATCCTTTTCGTCGCCACGCCGCACAAGTTCTTCAAGGAGTGGATCGAGGAAAATCACCTCGGCCGGCTTGAGGAGATCGCGAGGAAGGAGCTGGCGGAGGAGGTCACCGTCGAGATCATGGTCGGAATCGAGGAGGAGGATCCCCTTTCCCCGATTCCCGCGGCGTCCCGGCTGCTGCAGCTCCCCGAGGAGACCGCAACGCGCACCCGGGCGGTGTTCGGTCCGCTGAATAGCCGGTACACGTTCGACCGGTTCGTCATCGGTACCGGAAACCAGTTCGCACACGCGGCCTCCGTCGCGGTGGCCAACGAGCCCGGAAACAGCTACAACCCCCTCTTCATCTACGGAGGTGTCGGCCTGGGGAAGACGCACCTGCTGCACGCCATCGGGAACGCGGCGCTTGCGAAGTCCCCGCGCCTCAAGGTGTGCTACATCCCCGCAGAGAAGTTCACCAACGACCTCATCGCCTCCCTGCGCTCCGGAAAGATGTCCGACTTCAAGGAGCGATACCGAAACGTCGACCTGCTGCTGATGGACGACGTACAGTTCATCGCGGGAAAGCGAAGCACCCAGGAGGAGTTCTTTCACACCTTCAACGAGCTGTACTCCTCCCGACGGCAAGTCGTGGTATCCAGCGACAAGTTCCCCAAGGAGATCCCGGACCTCGAGGAGCGGATCCAGTCGCGCTTCGAGTGGGGGCTGGTCGCCGACATCCAGGCGCCGGATATCGAGACGCGGGTGGCGATCCTCAACCGGAAGGCGGAAGCGGAAAACATCGTCCTTCCGGAGGACGTGGCGTTGTACCTGGCGACCATGGTGAAAAACAACATCCGCGAGCTCGAGGGTTGTCTCATCCGGATCGGGGCCCATGCCTCGCTGACCCGCAGGGAGATCAACCTCGACCTTGCGAAAACGATCCTCGCTCCCATTCTCGGTAACGGGGGCCGGGAAGTTTCCCCCGACCACATCCAGAAAGCGGTCGCGGACCATTACGGGGTGAAGGTCTCCGAACTGCGTTCCGACCGGAAGCACAAGGTGATCGCGATGCCGCGCCAGGTGGCGATGTTCCTGATGCGCGAGATGACGCGCTGCTCTTTTCCCGACATCGGGAAGCAATTCGGGGGAAGGGATCACACAACCGTGATGTACGCCGTAAAAAAAATTGAGAAGAAACTGGCAGACGATGTATCTTTAAGGAGCACGTTGGACATCCTCCGAAAGAAAATCGAGGGATAACCTGTGGAGAAAGAGAAGGAGGCCCCGCTGTCCACAGACCGTCTCTTCCCATCGCTTCGTTCCGCACAGAACCCCCAACAGCCCCGCCTCCCGGCGCGCGGCGTCCCGACCGGGTATTCCACAGAACGCACACCCCCTGCTGCGACTACGGTCTTTTCAATTCTTACTACAGGAAGAGGAAGACGATGAACTTTACTGTGGAGAGAGATCTGCTCATCGACGTGCTCACCGGAATCCAGGGAGTCGCGGAACGACGGCATACGATGCCGGTCCTTTCCCACGCGTTGATGACCGTCGGCGGCGGAAATCTTACTGTGGTGTCGTCGGACCTTGAAATCGTGGTCCGCTGCCTGCAGCCGGTCTCCGGGGGCGAACCCGGGTCGATCGCCCTTCCCGCCCGCAAGTTGCTCGACATCGCCAAGGTGCTTCCGAAGGAATCCGTGGTGACCGTGGCCGGCAAGGAAGGGAACTACGTAGAGATCTCCTCGGGCCGGTCCCATTTCCGCCTTGCGGGACTGCCGTCCCAGGAATTCCCCGAGATGCCGGAGAAGCCGTCAGGGAAGACTGTATCGATCGACGGCGACACCTTCCGGAAACTTTCCGAACGCGTGGTGCCGTTCGCCTCCTCCGACGAAACGCGGTACAACCTCGCCGGGATCCTGCTTGAACGGGCCGAGACGGAATCGGGATCGATGCTGCGGATGGTCGCCACGGACGGCCACCGGCTGGCGATGGCCGACGGAGAGGTTGGAAAGATCGGCGAGCTCCTCGCGTCGCGTAAGATTCTTGTCCCCAAAAAGGGGATCCTCGAGATCCGAAAGCTCGCGGAGAGCGGACCCGGCTCGATCGAGCTGTCCGCGTCGGAAAAATTCCTCTTCGCCGCGAAGGGGGACACGGAGGTCTGGGTGAGGTTGCTCGATGCCGATTTCCCGGACTACCGGCAGGTTGTCCCGAAGGAGAACCTGCTGACGGCCACGGTGGGCCGGGACGCCTTCGCCGAAGTGCTGCGCCGCGTCGCCGTCATGGCGCCGGACAAGGTGCACAGCGTGAAGCTCTCCTTCTCCGGGAAGCAACTGGAAGTCTCCTCGATCAGCCCGGACCAGGGGGAAGCCCGGGACCTTCTGGAAGCGGAGTATGAAGGCCCGGCAATGAAGATCGGGTTCAACGGAAGGTATCTGCAGGACGCGGTTTCGGGAGTTTCGGAGGAAAAGATGGTCCTCCAGTTGAAGGACGAGGTCTCGCAGGTGATCCTTCGGCCGGAGACAGAGCACAACTATCTGGCGATCGTCATGCCGATGAGGATCTATTAAGGCAAATCCTCATCGTTTTCAATAAATTATCTTTTCTTCACGGGGGGCGCTTGCCCCCCGTTTCCTTTCCACCAAAGCGGTATTTCGTAGTATAATAAATCAAATAAGCGACAATCGACGGGGAGCGCATGGCGAACGGGACCGACGAGCGGCCGCACAACGGCAACGGTGGTGACTACACCGGCGAAAATATTCAGGTATTGAAGGGTCTGGAAGCGGTCCGCAAGCGCCCGGCGATGTACATCGGGAGCACAGACACCCATGGGCTGCACCATCTGGTCTACGAGGTGGTCGACAATGCGATCGACGAGGCGATGGCGGGGTATTGCGACACCATCTCCGTCATTATCCACGCCGATAATTCGGTCACGGTGGAAGACAACGGGCGAGGGATCCCGATCGACATCATGCCGGAGGAGGGGAAGCCCGCCGCCGAGGTGGTCCTGACGATCCTGCACGCGGGCGGCAAGTTCGATCGCGACACGTACAAGGTGTCGGGCGGACTCCACGGCGTCGGTGTCTCCGTGGTGAACGCGCTCTCCGAAACGCTCACCGCCGAAATCCGACGCGACGGAGCGGTGCACCAGATCGATTTCGTCCGGGGGGAAACCTCCTCGCCGCTGAAAGTGACGGGGAAGTCCCGCAAGAACGGGACGAAGATCACCTTCAAGCCGGACACGGAGATCTTCACCGAGACGGAGTTCTCCTTCGACGTCCTCTCCCAGCGGCTTCGGGAGCTGTCGTTCCTGAACGCGGGCCTCAAGATCTCCATCCTCGACGAGCGCAACGACAAGTCTCACGACTTCCAGTACAAGGGCGGCATCGTCTCCTTCGTGCAGCACCTGAACCGGAACAAGACGCCGCTCCACGCCAAGCCGGTGCTGGTCGAGGGGGAGAAGGACGGCGTCCAGATCGAGGTGGCCCTCCAGTACAACGACTCTTACCAGGAGACGCTCTTCTCCTTCGTCAACAACATCAACACGCACGACGGCGGGACCCACCTGACCGGCTTCCGGCAGGCGCTGACGCGCGCGATCAACCAGTACGCCAACCAGGGAAACCTTCTCAAGGGCCACAAGGAAAACCTGCGCGGGGACGACCTGAACGAGGGGCTGACGGCGGTGGTGTCGGTGAAGGTCCCCGAGCCGCAGTTCGAGGGGCAGACGAAGAACCGCCTCGGGAACAGCGAAGTGAAGGGGCTGGTTGACTCGATGGTCTACGAGAAGCTGATGACGTGCTTCGAGGAGAACCCGTCGGTTCCGAAGAAGATCATCGAGAAGGGGCTCGAGGCGGCACGCGCGCGCGAGGCGGCGCGGAAGGCGAAGGAGCTGGTGCGCAAAGGGCCGATGGACGCCGCGGGTCTGCCCGGGAAGCTGGCCGACTGCCAGGAGAAGGACCCGGCGCGGTGCGAGCTGTTCATCGTTGAGGGCGACTCGGCGGGCGGCTCGGCGAAGCAGGCGCGCGACCGGCGATACCAAGCGATCCTGCCGCTCAAGGGGAAAATCCTGAACGTCGAGAAGGCGCGGATCGACAAGATGCTGACATCGGCCGAGATCCGCACGATGGTGACGGCGCTGGGGACCGGGATCGGCAAGGAGAATTACGAGGCGGACAAGTTGCGCTACGGCAAGGTCATCATCATGACCGACGCCGACGTCGACGGTGCGCACATCCGCACGCTGTTGCTCACCTTCTTCTTCCGCCACATGCCGGAGCTGCTCGAGCGCGGGAACATCTTCATCGCCCAGCCGCCGCTGTTCGGCGTGCGGCGAGGCAAGGAGATGACGTATCTCAAGGACGACGCGGCGTTCCGGAAATACCTCATCGAGTTGGGGATCGCTGGCCGGCGGGTCGCGGGGGTCAACGGAACGGGGCCTCTCACGGGGCAGCGGCTCGCGGCGTGGCTCACGAAGATCTCCCGGCTGGAGCAGGTCGCGTCGCGCGCGGAGCGGCGGGGGCTGCCCGCCTTCGTCTTCCTGTCGCTGGCCGCACGGGCGGCCGAAGGGGCGGCGGCGCTTGCGGGGGAGAAGACCGCGCAGAAATTCTTCAAGGCCCTGCTCGCCGAATGGAAGGTGTCGCGTCCCGACGTGACGCACGCGACGTTCTCGTTCGACCCCGACCCCGATTCCGATGTCGAGGGGGTGCGGGCACGCCTCTCGTGGAAGCGTGGCGGATTGCCGATGGATTGCCTTGTGGGCCGGCACCTGATGGAGTCGCCCGACCTGAAGGAGGCGGGCTCGCTCTCGGCGCAGATCCGGGAGACGCTGCCCCCGCCGTACCGGATGGAAGGGGAGGGGACCTTCCCCGAGGCCGACGGCCCCCTCTGTCTGCTGGACCAGGTCCTCGACGCCGCGAAGAAGGGGCAGACGATCCAGCGGTACAAAGGCCTGGGCGAGATGAACCCCGAGCAGCTGTGGGAGACGGCGATGAATCCCGAGTCGCGCGAGTTGCTGCGCGTGGAGCTGGGGGACGAGACCGATGCCGACGAGATCTTCTCCCGCCTGATGGGAGATCAGGTCGAGCCGCGCCGCGAATTCATCGAGCAGAACGCGCTGAACGTCTCCTCGCTCGATATCTGATCCCTTCCTCTTTGTCGGATCGCGCATACCTTGTAAATTCGTGCGCATACCTTGAAAAGACACGGTTCCATTTATCAATGGGTTGCAATCGTAAATTGCGCATACATTGAAAATAGTGCATTCTTTGGCGTAACTACCTAATTTCTCTCCTATCAGAATTCCTTCTCCGACTGCTTGCCCGCGGCGCGCTTGCGTTCGATTGGTCTGATATCCACCAGCCCTGCAACCGCTTTAGATGGGTAACGATTTTCTCCTCTGTAATTGAG includes:
- the dnaA gene encoding chromosomal replication initiator protein DnaA codes for the protein MTSKAWEKVLAQMRGEVSEQVFETWLRPLRFVAREGPILFVATPHKFFKEWIEENHLGRLEEIARKELAEEVTVEIMVGIEEEDPLSPIPAASRLLQLPEETATRTRAVFGPLNSRYTFDRFVIGTGNQFAHAASVAVANEPGNSYNPLFIYGGVGLGKTHLLHAIGNAALAKSPRLKVCYIPAEKFTNDLIASLRSGKMSDFKERYRNVDLLLMDDVQFIAGKRSTQEEFFHTFNELYSSRRQVVVSSDKFPKEIPDLEERIQSRFEWGLVADIQAPDIETRVAILNRKAEAENIVLPEDVALYLATMVKNNIRELEGCLIRIGAHASLTRREINLDLAKTILAPILGNGGREVSPDHIQKAVADHYGVKVSELRSDRKHKVIAMPRQVAMFLMREMTRCSFPDIGKQFGGRDHTTVMYAVKKIEKKLADDVSLRSTLDILRKKIEG
- the gyrB gene encoding DNA topoisomerase (ATP-hydrolyzing) subunit B, which gives rise to MANGTDERPHNGNGGDYTGENIQVLKGLEAVRKRPAMYIGSTDTHGLHHLVYEVVDNAIDEAMAGYCDTISVIIHADNSVTVEDNGRGIPIDIMPEEGKPAAEVVLTILHAGGKFDRDTYKVSGGLHGVGVSVVNALSETLTAEIRRDGAVHQIDFVRGETSSPLKVTGKSRKNGTKITFKPDTEIFTETEFSFDVLSQRLRELSFLNAGLKISILDERNDKSHDFQYKGGIVSFVQHLNRNKTPLHAKPVLVEGEKDGVQIEVALQYNDSYQETLFSFVNNINTHDGGTHLTGFRQALTRAINQYANQGNLLKGHKENLRGDDLNEGLTAVVSVKVPEPQFEGQTKNRLGNSEVKGLVDSMVYEKLMTCFEENPSVPKKIIEKGLEAARAREAARKAKELVRKGPMDAAGLPGKLADCQEKDPARCELFIVEGDSAGGSAKQARDRRYQAILPLKGKILNVEKARIDKMLTSAEIRTMVTALGTGIGKENYEADKLRYGKVIIMTDADVDGAHIRTLLLTFFFRHMPELLERGNIFIAQPPLFGVRRGKEMTYLKDDAAFRKYLIELGIAGRRVAGVNGTGPLTGQRLAAWLTKISRLEQVASRAERRGLPAFVFLSLAARAAEGAAALAGEKTAQKFFKALLAEWKVSRPDVTHATFSFDPDPDSDVEGVRARLSWKRGGLPMDCLVGRHLMESPDLKEAGSLSAQIRETLPPPYRMEGEGTFPEADGPLCLLDQVLDAAKKGQTIQRYKGLGEMNPEQLWETAMNPESRELLRVELGDETDADEIFSRLMGDQVEPRREFIEQNALNVSSLDI
- the dnaN gene encoding DNA polymerase III subunit beta, giving the protein MNFTVERDLLIDVLTGIQGVAERRHTMPVLSHALMTVGGGNLTVVSSDLEIVVRCLQPVSGGEPGSIALPARKLLDIAKVLPKESVVTVAGKEGNYVEISSGRSHFRLAGLPSQEFPEMPEKPSGKTVSIDGDTFRKLSERVVPFASSDETRYNLAGILLERAETESGSMLRMVATDGHRLAMADGEVGKIGELLASRKILVPKKGILEIRKLAESGPGSIELSASEKFLFAAKGDTEVWVRLLDADFPDYRQVVPKENLLTATVGRDAFAEVLRRVAVMAPDKVHSVKLSFSGKQLEVSSISPDQGEARDLLEAEYEGPAMKIGFNGRYLQDAVSGVSEEKMVLQLKDEVSQVILRPETEHNYLAIVMPMRIY